The genomic region ACGACCAGGCATTGCTGCGGGGTGCCTTCCGTACTCTGCTGGACAGCACCGACGACATCGCCGTCGTCGGCGAGGCCGGCGATGGCGAGGAGGCCGTGGCGCTGACCCGCCGCACACACCCGGACGTGGTCGTCATGGACATCCAGATGCCTGGCATGGACGGACTCACCGCCACCGCGCAGATCTGCGCCGACCCGGACCTACGCGCCAGCCGCGTGCTGATCCTCACCACCTACGAGACCGACGAGTACGTCGCGCAAGCGCTGCGGGCAGGGGCGAGCGGATTCATCGGCAAGGGGATAGACGCCGACGGACTGATCGATGCCGTCCGCACGATCGCCGACGGCGACGCCCTCCTGTCCCCAGCCGCGACCCGATCGCTGGTCGCCCGTTTCCTCGCCACCCCCGTCGACACCGCGCCGCGCGACGTCGAACGGCTGGTCGCGCTCACTCCACGCGAGCGCGAGATGGTTGCTCTCGTCGCGACGGGGCTGTCGAACCTCGAGATCGCAGATCGGATGTACGTCAGCCCTTTCACCGTTCGCGCTCACGTGCAGCGCGCCATGACGAAGCTGGAAGCACGAGACCGCGCGCAACTCGTCGCCATCGCCTACCGAACCGGCCTGGCACGCGGCTACCCCGACGGCAAGCCAGATCCCGTATAGGTCGCGCGTTGTGCCCACCTGGTTGAACATGCGATCGACCTGCGGCTCATGCGCGTTGATGTCCGACGCTGGCGAATCAGCAGCCGGGCACCTGTGGATGACGAACAGCTGGATGGGCCCTCTCCTGGCATCCTGTCTGTGGGCCTCGGGGCGGGGCCCACACCGAGCCATGACCGAGGTTTGCCCATGCAGGAGGACTGCTGATGAAAGACTCGTTCAACACCGGAGAGCCACGGCCGCGACCTACCGCTGGCATCTCCAATGAAGGCGACTCACCGAACAGTGAGAGCATCCTCGGCGGGCTCGGGAAGGCTACGTGGTCCGAAGAGGAGGGTGTGTCCTACGAGGTGGCGCTGAACGTCATCAACGAGGTCGTCGGCGCCTACTCCGGTCTGATCGGGCGCGAAGAAGCATCGCCGAGCCCGAACGCCACCAAGATCGCCGCCTGGCGCCAGGCCAAGATCGCCTGGGCGCAGAGGCAACGTGATCTGTCGCCGGCCGATCCGCAAGCTGTGCAGGCCGTTCGGCAGGAGGCCGCGGACCTTCTCCGCACGCTGTCCGACCACGGCTGACCGGCTACGCCGACCGCTCCAGATACGGGCTCAGCGACGAATGGCGGCATGCCCTCATTGGCGAGCGACCTGCTCGGCCCGGTCGAGTTGGCCTCGCCCAAGCGGTCGAGCAACTGCCTGGTGAGCGGGCGCTGCCGGGCGGCTGCCGCTACGGGTTGAAGTGGGACGGCTACCACGTCGGCGCGGTCTGCCGCGGGGGCGAGGTGCGACTGTGGTCGCTCTGAGTGGGCCGTCTCCCTGTTCTATGACGTCGATCCAGAGAAAGAAGTCAGGGCTCTTCAACCTGTCGAGGGATTCGTACACAGTGTTCAGCCGCGCTGCCGCGCCGACGGCAACGTCGCTGGACGCCGGCGAGCGCGCTTCGAGGTCGATCGAACTCCCGTCCTTCTCGGCCAGGAAGTCTGGTCGACGGTTCGTCCCCTCAACTCTCGGGTGGCACTGCACGGCGTAGCCCATCCGGACCAGGCACATCCAGAAGGCCGCGCTCCAGTTCAAGAACACCTCCGGCGCGTGGCAGCGCCTCACCTCCAAGACCCTGTACGCCGGCCGCGGCCTGGTCGCATTCCCGTGGAATCCGCCGGACCTTCCAGTTCCGCTGGTGGATCCCCGGAATCACCACTGCGACCGGTCTGCGCGTCGAACCGGCCTACTCGGGTGTGTTCGCTGGGGTACTGGCTTTAGCTCCCGGCTCGCGGGATGGCACGGCGATTACGGCCGGCCTGACCAGCGCTGTCCCACTCATCAGCCTTGGGACCAAGCTCGTGCTGGGCCATAGGTCCGTCAGCGGGAGACGGTCAACGAAGTACAGATCCGGTCGGCGCAGAGGCGGTACGTGCCGTCGAGAGCCGTGTTCGGAACGATCAGTTGGTGGGGGCCAATGCCATGGAGTGTCGGCCGGGCGAGGTGGCGAGGCTCAACGTCGGTCGCGGCGTACCACCTCGGCTCGGCGGTCGAGGTGCCAGCGGTGAGGTAATAGAGCACCTTCCCGTCGCGACCGAGCGTGAGGAAACCAGTTCGCTTCGCACCGGTCGTGAGTCTGACCGCGACCAGTCCTCCCGGCGACGCGGATGCCGGCGCGACGACGATCGCGGCGTCTGCCGGCCGCGTTGAATCCACCGGCGCGGGGTCGCAGCCCCGCTCCCACGTCACTAGCTGCCACATCGCACCCAGGACCACCAGCACGCACCCCAGCACCCAGTACGTCGCCCACCCACCACGCCTTGACGCGGCCCGGACGAACGCAGGCCCTCGGGGCCGGTACGCGCTGCGTTCCGGGTCGGGTGGCGTAGGTCCAGTCCGGGGTGCGGTAGCGCTTGCACCCGGGCCCTGTGGTGTAGGCGATCCGCAGTCGGCGGGCATTCAGGTGCTGGCTGCAGTCGGGCTGAGAGCGGTGCGGAGCGCGTCACGCGCCGCGGCGTATCGGCCTCTGGCGGTGGATGGGTTCAGGCCGAGGATTTCCGCGGCCTCGACGATGCTGAAGCCGTCCCAGTGGACCAACAGCACCAGGTCCCGTTGAGCGGACCCCAGCCGGAGCACCGCGTCCCGGACCGCGTCTGCCTCGGCGTGGTCCGGTTCGTTGCTCGTTGCCAGCTGCTGGCGGACCCGGCCGGCCAGTGCGGTGCGCCGCCGCGCGGAGCGACGGTGATTTCCGAGCACGTTCGCGGCGATCGTGAACAACCACATCCGGCGCCGCTCCGCCGTAGGTGGCAGGTCGCCTGCCCGGCGCCACGCCTGAAGCATGGTTTCGCCGAGCAGGTCCGCGGCGTCGTCGCGGATGCTTACCCGCCGCTCGAAATAGGCAAGCAGGTCGTCGGCCGCCTGCCGCAGAGCACCGCGAAACTCAGCAGTGTGCTCAGGCGTCATCCGCCGCACCTGTACGCGGTGGAGTAGTTCAACGCGTACGGCTCGAGCTTCTTGGCGGTCAAGTCTGCTGCCAGACGTTCCCAGATCTCGACGCCGACTGCCGACAGAACAAGGTCGTCTCCCGTCGTCCGCGGCTGACGCTCCGCCGGGTCGGGCTGCCCTGCAATCGCGGCATCCTCTGCCTTTTGGAACTCTCGGATGGCGGCAGCCTGGTCGATCGAAGAGTAGTCGAAGGACTTGAGGAACCGGTTCGCTTCAGCGACCGCCGCCTGCTTCTCGGCCGCACTGTGCCCGCGCGAGCGAGCATCGCCGTCGCCCGGCGGCAGGTCGACGACCGGGCTCACGGTGAACTCGATGGAACACTGGCTGCCCGCCGGTGTCGTCCAGGGCACCCAGTGCGGTGCCGGCACCAGCCCCACTGCCATCCCACCGGCGGTACCTGCCCCGATCACCACAGTGGCCAGCGCGCCGGCGAGACCGATCCGAAGGCTTCGCCGGCGTGGACGGGCGGCGGACTCGGCATCGAGAACCAACCGATGCAGTTCACGCTCCAGGTCCGCGGTGCGACGTGCGATCGGCGGGGCCGAGCTGTCGAGCAAATGGTCGAGATCCATGCGATTCCTCCGGATGGTCATGCTGTCATCCCTACCTGTCCGGCACCCGCCGATTTGTCCAGGCCGGTTCGAAATTCACTGGACGAATCGGCCCGGCCCGGACAGGTAGCCCTCGAAGACCACCCGTCCGAGAGGAAGTCATGGCACGACTCCGAGCTCGATCGGCTTCGGCTTGGCCGTCACGTTCGCGGTCCTGAACGTGGGCCAGACCGGCCACGTTCAGGGGGCACGTGCCGGACGTCACCGGTGAGTGGTACCGGTACATCGCCGGATGGTCCCGGCAGTACTCCGCACGCCGTTCAATCGTTCATGGAGCACTTCATCGAGTTGGGCATCGTGCTGCTCGCAGCGCTGTGGGCGCTGATGTTCTGGGCGCAGCCGCCGGGACCGGCCAGGCCGATGGCGATCGCGCTGGCCGGCGGGCTGGGAGCGGTGCTTCTCTACGGCCTGAGCGAATGGTCGAAGACCTACCTGGACGCAGAACGTCCCTGCCGGACATTCGCTGATCCGACCATCACCGCGGACGAGTGCCCGCCGACCGGGGACTGGTCGTCCCGAGCAACCACAGCACGATCGCCGACGCATTGGTCGAGTTCAGCCGCGCAGTCGTACCTGCCACAGCCAGCCGGGATTGATCCTGACCCGCGCACGAGTACATGCTCGGTGGGGACGAGGAGATGAGGCACAGGCCAGAGCCGAGGTTCTTGACGAACCCACCGGTGGTCGTGCCCCAATGTCGCCAGTACTGATAGGGCTTCTGTGCATCGCAGGTTTCCGTTTTGATGTCGAAGCCGGTATATCCCGCGATGCACTGGTTCGCGTTGCTGTACCGCTGAATGAACCCGCCGTTCCAGATGACCCATTTCTGACCGGCGTCTCCATCAACGCACTTGCCGAGGTAGACACCGTCGTAGTAAGCGCCATTGCTGTCCAGGCAGTGTCGACCCGTCGCGTTGCTCTGAATGCGATATGGGCCCGGTCGGCCCAGTGTCGCCGTACCGCTGGCCACCGGCTGTGATTCCCGGCCGGTACCCCCACCCCGAGTCGCAGGTGCGGCATCAGTCTGCTTGTCGCCCGATGGGTCGAAGTGCTTGCTCGGTGTTGCGGCGGCAGTTGTCGCTGCCGGCGGGGCTGTCGCTGGGGGGGTCTCCGCGGAAACGGTGAGCACCGACCCGACGAGCAGTGCCGATACTCCGCTGGTGACCAGTCGTCCGAAAGTCTTCAAGGGTCGCTCCTAGCTCTCAGGATTCATGCGCGGATCTCGAGAAGACCAAGAAGAACTTCGGATCACTTTCATCCGCACCGATGACCCCCAGCACCAAGCCCGTCTCCGAGTCCGGTCCGTTCATCGACTGGGCCCGCCGGTGCAACGTTCACCGTGCGATCCGGTCGCTGACCCATCAGTCGAGCATCCCCCGCACCCCGCAGCGTCCGAGCCGCGCCGTAGCCCGCCGGTGGGCCGGACGATCTGTGTCTCAACCCCCCAGTCGCTCCTGACTGAACCAGCCGACCCCCGTACAGAATGGCTCAGCGACGTCGGTGGTGTTCTTGCGGCTTTCAGAGTCTGAGGGTGGTTGCGGTGGTGCTTCCGTCGCGGTAGGTGAGCTGGATGGGGACACCGCGTCGAGGAGCAGCGTGCTCGAAGTCGTTGCCGGGAAGCCAGAGGGCGAACTGGCCTTTGCTGACGGTGGCTGTGACCTTGCCGCGGCTGGGACTGGTGTAGGTGATGCCGGTGACATCTGCTCCCGCTACGCCTACCGCGACTGACAGGAATTCACCGTCGATCGAGCCGGCTCCGAAGGTGGTCGGGTGAATCTCTCGGCGGGCCGGTCGATCTGCGCGCAGTGTCGACCCGATGGAGCCGTGGAACGACTGGAAGGAAGGCTTCGAGCCGTCGTTGATACACAGCGCCGCAAAGGCGTTGCGTCCGGCAAGGAGCACCAGCGTCCAGGTGCCGCGTCGCTCCGAGAGCGCGGTCGTAGCGGTTGCCAGTTCTTCACGGTGGCCGGGGCTGTACTCCGCGGACTTGGTGCGGCAGGCCGCAGATGCGCTCGCACTGTCTTGTTCTGACATCGCGGCGGGGGCTGCGGTCCAGGTGGCGAAGGCCTTGTCGCCGCCGAATACGGACGGCAGGGCGATCGCAGCTGCGGCCGTGGCGGCAACCAGGCCGGTGGCCAGTGCCAGCCGTGGGGCGAACCGGCGGTTGCGGCGAGGCCCGACGCCGGGCGGCGTGGTGTCCGTCGCAAGGATCCGCTCGAGATCGGCGCGGGCGCGGAGTCCGCGCGGGTCGATGTCGCCGACGGCAGGGTCGAGGGTCTTGAGGAGGTCGAGTTCGTTGACGCGGGTCATGAGCCGTTCCTTTCGCCGATGCCCGCTTCGGCGGGCGCAGTGCGGGGGAAGTGATCGAGGTGGAACCGCAGGGCACGCCGAGCGCGACTGAGGCGAAGTCGGAACGCCACAGGTGAGATCCCGAGCACCACCGCGGCTTGAGGTGCCGCGAGACCCTCTAGAACCGCAAGGGCGAGTGCTTCCTGGTGGATGGCTGAGAGCCGGTTCCAGGCCGCCGCAAGATCGACCTGGCTGGCCACCAGCTCGGCGTCGCCGTCGTGCTGCGGGGTCGGAGCCGCCTCTGCGAGCCGGACGGCGACCGCTTGCTGGCGGTCGGCGCCGCGGCGTGCGTTCAGGAGGGTGTGCCGGGTGATCCCGAACAGCCACGCGCGTGCATCCGCCGGATGTCGTGGTACGTCGTCCAGTCGGCGCCAGGCGACCAGGAACGCCTCCGCGACGATGTCCTCGGCGCGGCTACGATCCGCCCGACGCCGCGCGAACCGGATCAGGTCCGCGTACGCAGCCTCGTAGAGCGCGGTGAATCGAGCCTCGCGGTCGGGAGCGCGTGAATGGTTGCTCATGATTCGTACCTGTCCGCCACGAGCCGAGTGTGTCGAGTCGTGTGGCGAAACATGCCCGCAAGTTTCGCGTAGCGAGTGGAAGGCGCTCCACTCCATCGCTCGCCGCCGCCGTCGCTGTCGACGTCGCACAGCTCGCTCGCGCCATCGCGCGCTCCTGCCCACAGCCTCACTAGCCGCTCTCCCCGAACGGCCTCTGTGCCGAAAAGTTCGTCACTGGCCTGCACTGAACTCGTCGAGTACCAGATTCCGGAAGTCCTTCGTCCGGAAAGTGGCGTAGGCAGGGTGCATGGTTCTTCCTGCTGAGGTCATTGCGCCGGTGTGGATCGAGGTTCGTGAGGGGCACCGCCTGGCGGTGCGCCGTCAGGGAGCCGGTGGTGTGCCGCTGCTGCTCATCCACGGGTTTCCCTGCACGAGCCGCATCTGGTCGCACAATCTCGTCCCCTTGGCTGAGGCGGGGTTCGACGTCGTCGCGCCGGACCTGCGCGGCTACGGTGACTCCGATTTCGCGCCGGACGACTTCTACGACTTCAACGCGTTCACCACCGACCTGACCGGCCTGTTCGACACGCTCGGCTGGGACCGCGCGGTCGTCGCCGGGCATGATCTGGGCGCGATGATCGCCATCGACCTGGCCAACCGCCACCCGGACCGGGTTGACCGCCTGGTGATCCTGGACGACTCCATGCCCGACCTGAAAGACGCGTTCGCGGCGGCGGGGATTCCGCCTCTCGACCTCAAGCCCGCCGTGTACGACTACCAACGCCGTCAAGGCCACCACGCCGACGCCCTGGTCGCCGAGCTGGACACACCTGAGCGGCGGCGGCGTTACGTGGCCGAGTTCTACGGGCACCGCCTGTGGTGTCCGCCCGATGCCTTCGGCGAGGAGGACTTGGCCTTCCTGACCGAGCCGTACGGGGACGCCGCCCGACTGCGCGCCTCCTTCGTCGACTACGAGATCGTCATGGGCACCCGGCCGCTGTCGGCCCCGGAAATGACCGACCGGCCGGTCCGGCAGTCGACGCTGGTGCTGATCGGCGAAGACCAGGTGACCGTAGGCGACCACATCGAGGAGCGGTGTGCGATCGCCTTTCCCGAAGCGGTCGGTCCGTTCTGGGTCAAGGGCGCCGGTCACTTCATGCCCTGGGAGCGGCCCGATACGGTCAACCGCGCCATCCGCTCCTTCTGCGGCGACCTATTGGTCGCCCGAAACCAGCCGGTGCTGTCGTTGGGGTGAGTCTTAAGGCGCTCCTCGGGCCCGAACGTGATCACGGCCACGCCGATCGGCGAACTGCTCCGCCGAAGAGGTCCCAGCAGTCGGGCCGGGACCCGTCGACGACCGGCCCCGGCCAGGCACGGCGACGAAGATGGCGCTGTTACAGCTGTTTGAGGGTTGGTTCGAGTCACTCGTCTTCTGTCAGAAGACTCAGGTGTAGGGGTTGTCCCGTCCCGCGCTGGTCGCGCACTTCAGGTTGCCGCTCGAGTTGTAGACGCACACCTTGAGGCTGATCGATTTGATGCGCCAGCCGTCGCTGAGGCCGAGACTGTACGTCCCGAAGTTGGTGCCGTCGGAGCCGCAGCCGTTGCGGTCCGAGTAGTACGGCGGGATGGTCGTACGCTTTCCGTCGGTGTCGAGCACGACCAGGACGGCCCGCACCGGGCGGCCGTCACCGGGACAGATGTCGCGCACTGTGAGGTTCCGCACCGTGACATCTGACCGACCGGTGAAGTCGAGGTACGCGCGCGCCTCCCCACCACTGCCGGAGGTGTTCGGGTAGTACACGCGAGCGGAGACCGATCCGTCGGTAGCCTGCGCAGGACTTGCCACCAACAACCCGCTCAGCATCGCTGCGACTCCTACCAGTGCCCCCAGTACACGTGCCTTCATTGGTCCTCCGAGAAAGAGATGTCTCGAGCTGGCTTGCACCCGCCCGCTGAATGTGCCGCGACAGTACGAGTTGTCGCCGACGTGTCTCTGCCCGTACCGCACCCGTACCGCCAGGTCGCGCGCAGCGACTCCAAGACCGGCTGTAGCACCAACTGCTGCTCGGAAGAGTTCAGTCAACTGGCCGGTGGCGTGGACCGGGGAACTGCTGACTTCGACGCGCTGCAGCAACGGATGGCCACCACCACCGCGACGGTGCGGCGCCGACTCACCCCGGCGTCGCTTGTCGCCTTCGACGTCCTCGCGGGCGACACCGTCGACGTCCGCCCAATGCGCTGGGCGGTCCGGGCGTGGCCGGCTGAAGGTGCTCGCGGCCGACAGCGTGGCGTCGGGTGGCGACCCCCAGGCCAGGCGATTCCTTCGCCATGCTCGGGACCACAGGACCGGCTCGCACCACGAGGTTCGCCTGGAGGCGCTTGGCGAGGACAGCCGCCCGTCCGCCGCGAACCCGAGTTCGGGCTCTTCAGGCGTGGCACCGGGCGCTGTGCTTTGCTCAGTGGGGGTTCGGTCGTCAGCTGCGGAGATGGAGGTAGAAGACGTTGACGTCTGTGCCGTTGGTCGTGTCTTGGCGGCCTAGGGTGAAGCCGAGGTGTTCGGCCAAGCGGGCGCTCGGGGCGTTGTTGGGGTGGATGACTGCGGTCAGATAGTCGTGGGTGATGTTGGCGGTCGCCCAGTCAATCCATGCTCTCGCGCCCTCTCTGGCTAGTCCTCGGCCTTGAGCGGATCGGCTGAGGGCGTAGCCGAGCTCGACCTCGCGCCATTCCGGCCAGTCGCTGAGCCCGATGCGTCCGACCAGTTGGCCGGTCTCCTTCCAGATCACTGCGCTCTGGCCGTAGCCGCGCTCGGCCCACGCGCGTGCGCATCTTTCGGTCTGCTCGCGGGTGGACTCCGCGGTCAGTGAGTCTCCGCCGACGTAGCGGGCGACTTCAGCATCGGAGTAGACGGTCCACAGATCTTGTGCGTACTCCGGTCCGAGCGGCAACAGTCTTAGGCGGGTCGTTTCCAAGATCATCTGCTTATCCTGGCGGCCGAGCAGGCCATAGTGGCGCTTGGTCGGCTGATTCAGGTCCTGCAGGTCTGCCCGTTGTGTTCAACTGTTGCTCGGCTTCGGCGCGGCGTTGCCGCAGATGCTTCAGGGAGTCCTCCAATGCGGCGACTTCACCGAGCCAGGCCCTGCCTTGTGCCTCGGCGAGGCGTTCGGTCGCATTGATCGTCATCTCGTCGATGCGCGGGAGCTGGGCTGCCCCATCGCGCCGTGTCTCCGTCGGCACCCGTCGCTGATGTCCTCTTGAAGGCCGAACACCTCATCCAGGCGAGCCGCGGTCCCAGAGCGACCCTCGTCGTCAAGGCCGACTCACCTCCCGGTACTGATGCGCTACCAGGCGCGTGGGGCTCTGACGCGCAACACGTGCGGGAGGTTCAAAGTGGCTGATCCGCCGTCGACGTGGGTCCACAGAGGCGTTCACCAAGGTGGTCGTTGAGCGCATAGCCCGCCCACACCGCCGGGGCCGTCTGCAGTCGACCACGGGTGCTTTAGCAAATCCGTTCGCAGTAGCCCGGTAGAGAGCCGGACGGCAACCTCTCGATCTGCCCTTTGGATCGCTGCGACTTGGCCGACTCCTTCGCCATGGTCGGGATCATAAGACCGGTTCGCACGACCCGCACCACGAAGTGCTCCAAACGAAGGAAACCCCGGGCTCAGAGTGGCCTCTGACCTGGGGTTTGGGTGGAGCCGCCTGTCGGAATCGAACCGACGACCTTCTCATTACGAGTGAGACGCTCTGCCGACTGAGCTAAGGCGGCGGTGGCCCGGGGGCCGCGGCAAGAGTGTAGCGGGAAGGGTGGGTGGATTCCGAATCGGAATCCGGAGCGGCCCGGTGCGGAGGTGGATCAGGGGGTCCAGACGCCGGATTGGGCGGCGGTGGTGGCGTAGGTGGAGAAGGGGACGGGTGAGCGGCCGGTGAGGCGGGTGACGGTGGTGGTGGGGACGGCGTCACCCAGGGAGAGTTGGTTGGTGAAGTAGGCGAGCATGGCGGGGTCGGCCTCGGGGGTGGACAGGTAGTCCTCCGGTGTCCCCCGGTAGTGGATGTCACGGTGGGTGACATCGGCGATGATCTCGACCGCTTCGCCGAAGGTGAGGGCGTCGGGGCCAGTCACTTCGTACGTCTGGGCGTGGTGGCCGTCGCCGACGAGGGCCTCGACGGCGACGGCGGCGATGTCGGTGGCGTCGACGAAGGCCTGGCGCTGGTCGGCGAGAGGCAGGACCAGCTCGCCGGCGAGGATGGCG from Kribbella flavida DSM 17836 harbors:
- a CDS encoding response regulator transcription factor, producing MADHGQYDDPDAGRRLRVVLADDQALLRGAFRTLLDSTDDIAVVGEAGDGEEAVALTRRTHPDVVVMDIQMPGMDGLTATAQICADPDLRASRVLILTTYETDEYVAQALRAGASGFIGKGIDADGLIDAVRTIADGDALLSPAATRSLVARFLATPVDTAPRDVERLVALTPREREMVALVATGLSNLEIADRMYVSPFTVRAHVQRAMTKLEARDRAQLVAIAYRTGLARGYPDGKPDPV
- a CDS encoding alpha/beta fold hydrolase, whose product is MVLPAEVIAPVWIEVREGHRLAVRRQGAGGVPLLLIHGFPCTSRIWSHNLVPLAEAGFDVVAPDLRGYGDSDFAPDDFYDFNAFTTDLTGLFDTLGWDRAVVAGHDLGAMIAIDLANRHPDRVDRLVILDDSMPDLKDAFAAAGIPPLDLKPAVYDYQRRQGHHADALVAELDTPERRRRYVAEFYGHRLWCPPDAFGEEDLAFLTEPYGDAARLRASFVDYEIVMGTRPLSAPEMTDRPVRQSTLVLIGEDQVTVGDHIEERCAIAFPEAVGPFWVKGAGHFMPWERPDTVNRAIRSFCGDLLVARNQPVLSLG
- a CDS encoding GNAT family N-acetyltransferase codes for the protein MILETTRLRLLPLGPEYAQDLWTVYSDAEVARYVGGDSLTAESTREQTERCARAWAERGYGQSAVIWKETGQLVGRIGLSDWPEWREVELGYALSRSAQGRGLAREGARAWIDWATANITHDYLTAVIHPNNAPSARLAEHLGFTLGRQDTTNGTDVNVFYLHLRS
- a CDS encoding RNA polymerase sigma factor translates to MSNHSRAPDREARFTALYEAAYADLIRFARRRADRSRAEDIVAEAFLVAWRRLDDVPRHPADARAWLFGITRHTLLNARRGADRQQAVAVRLAEAAPTPQHDGDAELVASQVDLAAAWNRLSAIHQEALALAVLEGLAAPQAAVVLGISPVAFRLRLSRARRALRFHLDHFPRTAPAEAGIGERNGS
- a CDS encoding RNA polymerase sigma factor, with amino-acid sequence MTPEHTAEFRGALRQAADDLLAYFERRVSIRDDAADLLGETMLQAWRRAGDLPPTAERRRMWLFTIAANVLGNHRRSARRRTALAGRVRQQLATSNEPDHAEADAVRDAVLRLGSAQRDLVLLVHWDGFSIVEAAEILGLNPSTARGRYAAARDALRTALSPTAAST
- a CDS encoding SDR family oxidoreductase; the protein is MTVLVLGSTGSTGRRVTEQLRDRSVAVRAASRRGETVFDWARPETWSPALDGVTAVYVMAPDGVPVEPAFVAQAVAAGVERLVLLSTMHPEEIGDDRLVAAERVVRESGTSWTVVRAHWFNQNFDEGFFRPAILAGELVLPLADQRQAFVDATDIAAVAVEALVGDGHHAQTYEVTGPDALTFGEAVEIIADVTHRDIHYRGTPEDYLSTPEADPAMLAYFTNQLSLGDAVPTTTVTRLTGRSPVPFSTYATTAAQSGVWTP